In one Desulfoferula mesophila genomic region, the following are encoded:
- a CDS encoding TetR/AcrR family transcriptional regulator, with translation MPKGRERQKQLYDAAARLFAAQGYHATSLRELAEALGLNKSSLYHYFDSKQDLLYQLLDDYITEALAEIQALCAGEGDPEEKLAEFMRYYTRFYAKDLDRLALLVNEVDNLEPRLRKVLEKKERRYLAALEEIFAQLRDQGRLKDIPSSVAAFAFFGMVHYTFRWYRPKGRVSPAELSEMFWEIFGSGILRPRGKA, from the coding sequence ATGCCCAAAGGCCGTGAACGCCAAAAACAGCTCTACGACGCCGCCGCCCGCCTTTTCGCGGCCCAGGGCTACCATGCCACCAGCCTGCGCGAGTTGGCCGAGGCCCTGGGGCTCAACAAGAGCTCGCTCTACCACTACTTCGACTCCAAACAGGATCTGCTCTACCAGCTCTTGGACGACTACATCACCGAGGCCCTGGCCGAGATTCAGGCCCTGTGCGCCGGCGAGGGCGACCCCGAGGAAAAACTGGCCGAGTTCATGCGCTACTACACCCGCTTTTACGCCAAGGACCTGGACCGCCTGGCCCTGCTGGTCAACGAGGTGGACAACCTGGAACCCCGCCTGCGCAAGGTCCTGGAGAAAAAGGAGCGCCGCTACCTGGCCGCGCTGGAAGAAATCTTCGCCCAATTGCGCGACCAGGGCCGCCTCAAGGACATCCCCTCCAGCGTGGCCGCCTTCGCCTTTTTCGGCATGGTGCACTACACCTTCCGTTGGTACCGCCCCAAAGGCCGGGTCAGCCCGGCGGAGCTGTCCGAAATGTTCTGGGAAATTTTCGGGAGCGGCATCCTGCGGCCCCGGGGAAAGGCCTAG
- a CDS encoding class I adenylate-forming enzyme family protein, whose amino-acid sequence MQLVEFTNIPQTFDRVVALNPNKTAAWYLGTAFTYARLKQMADSFAAGLVKRGVGPQSRVMLYLPNSVQWLIAWLGVQKAGAVAVPITPIYTPFDVAYIAGDTEADAIVCSDRNYGYVKKVRKEHPFKTVVVSGMTDVLPGYKRFFGWAFDKVPKGRVGRGAEGTVLLTDLMKEGGQPPAAEADPDAIAEIIYTGGTTRHPKGVPITHRLLLECADEQISTSAALFEVQDNMVLGSAPLFHILGQTTALGTVLVHGGTIILQPKVNLDAMMHAVTTHKATTFVGVPALYRMILEHDRLDQYDLSSLKYCFCGGDVLPQDVANRWLERFGWPIYIGYGASETVGGVAMSPADRPNPAGSMGLVLPSKEIRIVDPAFLTPVEPGEPGEMLVHSDPMVSSYWNKPKETSEAFVELDGKLFYRTADVVRQDEQGYLYFVDRTVDTIKHKGYRVSASEIECVLQDHQAVVASCVVGIPDEKVGERIKAYVVLKKDIKGITGYDLIAFCRKRLAGYKVPQYIEFRDMLPKSKVGKLLRRDIRGEEASRRAG is encoded by the coding sequence ATGCAGCTGGTGGAATTCACCAACATACCCCAGACCTTCGACAGGGTAGTCGCGCTCAACCCCAATAAAACGGCGGCCTGGTATCTGGGCACCGCCTTCACCTACGCCCGCCTCAAGCAAATGGCCGACAGCTTCGCTGCCGGGCTCGTCAAGCGGGGGGTGGGGCCCCAGTCGCGGGTGATGCTGTATCTGCCCAACAGCGTGCAGTGGCTCATCGCATGGCTGGGCGTGCAAAAGGCCGGGGCGGTGGCCGTGCCTATCACCCCCATCTACACCCCCTTCGACGTGGCCTATATCGCCGGGGACACCGAGGCGGACGCCATCGTGTGCAGCGACCGCAACTACGGCTACGTCAAAAAAGTGCGCAAGGAGCACCCCTTCAAGACGGTGGTGGTCTCGGGCATGACCGACGTGTTGCCCGGCTACAAGCGCTTCTTCGGTTGGGCCTTTGACAAGGTGCCCAAGGGCCGGGTGGGCCGGGGAGCCGAGGGCACGGTGCTCTTGACCGATCTGATGAAGGAGGGGGGCCAACCCCCAGCGGCCGAGGCCGACCCTGACGCCATCGCCGAGATCATCTACACCGGCGGCACCACCCGTCACCCCAAGGGGGTGCCCATCACTCACCGCCTGTTGTTGGAGTGCGCCGACGAGCAGATATCCACCAGCGCGGCCCTGTTCGAGGTGCAAGACAACATGGTGCTGGGCTCGGCCCCCTTGTTCCACATCCTGGGTCAGACCACAGCCCTGGGCACGGTGTTGGTGCACGGCGGCACCATCATCCTGCAACCCAAGGTCAACCTGGACGCCATGATGCACGCGGTGACCACCCACAAGGCCACCACCTTCGTGGGGGTGCCCGCCCTGTACCGCATGATCCTGGAGCACGACCGCCTGGATCAATACGATCTCAGTTCCCTGAAATACTGCTTCTGCGGCGGCGACGTGCTGCCCCAGGACGTGGCCAACCGCTGGCTGGAGCGCTTCGGCTGGCCCATCTACATCGGCTACGGGGCCAGCGAGACGGTGGGCGGAGTGGCCATGAGCCCGGCCGACCGTCCCAATCCCGCGGGTTCCATGGGCCTGGTGCTGCCCTCCAAGGAGATACGCATCGTGGACCCGGCCTTCCTTACCCCGGTGGAGCCGGGGGAGCCGGGCGAGATGCTGGTGCACTCGGACCCCATGGTCAGTTCCTACTGGAACAAGCCCAAGGAGACCTCCGAGGCCTTTGTGGAACTGGACGGCAAGCTGTTCTACCGCACCGCCGACGTGGTGCGCCAGGACGAGCAGGGCTATCTGTATTTCGTGGACCGCACCGTGGACACCATCAAGCACAAGGGCTACCGGGTCAGCGCCTCGGAGATCGAGTGCGTGCTGCAAGACCACCAGGCGGTGGTGGCTTCGTGCGTGGTGGGCATCCCCGACGAAAAGGTGGGCGAGCGCATCAAGGCCTACGTGGTGCTCAAAAAGGACATCAAGGGCATCACCGGCTACGACCTCATCGCCTTTTGCCGCAAGCGCCTGGCCGGCTACAAGGTGCCGCAATACATCGAATTCCGCGACATGCTGCCCAAGTCCAAGGTGGGCAAGCTGCTCAGGCGCGACATTCGCGGCGAGGAAGCCTCGCGCCGCGCGGGCTAA
- a CDS encoding class I adenylate-forming enzyme family protein, producing MDDICTLRTVVDRNLEYNPRKTALIEGDRQYSFLEFARRTRAMGNALLDLGLSKGDRVAILSKNSMENAESYFSIPNAGLVLVMLNFRLAAREILTILDDARASVLLVNHEFMGQVEQIRGELDFVKRFVFIGPRDATPAGWLHYEAMIEAASSEVPPTELRETDLAALMYTSGTTGSPKGCMATHRNFYHVGRSLTLELRMTRDDVGIIASPLFHATGEVVLMNGMYSGTTSVIMPQWDAAQFLALVEKHKVTTGMLATPMLLFLLESPEVDNYDHSSLQKVFFAGAPVTPVVFQRAIERFGNVWVHLFGTTETVGQTTILKTEDIADALATGNTEILGSCGRSFADMQSMVVDGDDRPVAPGEVGEMKVRGLGTTLGYWNKPDETRNDFRNGAYYSQDLCRVDEQGFIYVVDRKKDMIITGGENVYPAEVENVLYKHPSVSMAAVIGTPDERWGEVVTAMVVKKTEQNLEAEDVKVFLRGEIAGYKVPKIVLFVDSLPMSASGKILKFKLRTELCA from the coding sequence ATGGACGACATCTGCACCCTGCGCACGGTCGTGGACCGCAACCTGGAATACAACCCGCGAAAAACCGCCCTGATCGAAGGCGACCGGCAATATTCCTTCCTGGAGTTCGCCCGGCGCACCCGCGCCATGGGCAACGCCCTGCTGGACTTGGGGCTGAGCAAGGGCGATCGGGTGGCGATTCTGAGCAAGAACAGCATGGAGAACGCGGAGTCCTATTTCAGCATCCCCAACGCCGGCCTGGTCCTGGTGATGCTCAACTTCCGCCTGGCAGCGCGGGAGATTCTCACCATCCTGGACGATGCCCGCGCTTCGGTTCTGCTGGTGAACCATGAGTTCATGGGGCAGGTGGAGCAGATTCGGGGGGAGCTGGATTTCGTTAAAAGGTTCGTCTTCATAGGCCCGCGCGATGCGACCCCCGCCGGATGGTTGCACTACGAAGCCATGATCGAGGCGGCTTCCTCCGAGGTGCCGCCCACCGAGCTGCGCGAAACCGACCTGGCCGCCCTCATGTACACCAGCGGCACCACCGGTTCGCCCAAGGGCTGCATGGCCACCCACCGCAATTTCTATCACGTGGGCCGCAGCCTCACCCTGGAGCTGCGCATGACCCGGGACGACGTGGGCATCATCGCCTCGCCCCTTTTCCATGCCACCGGCGAGGTGGTGCTGATGAACGGCATGTACAGCGGCACCACCTCAGTGATCATGCCCCAGTGGGACGCTGCCCAGTTCCTGGCCCTGGTGGAAAAACACAAGGTGACCACCGGCATGCTGGCCACGCCCATGCTGCTGTTCCTCCTCGAGAGTCCGGAGGTGGATAACTACGACCACAGCAGCCTGCAAAAGGTCTTTTTCGCGGGGGCTCCGGTGACCCCGGTGGTTTTCCAGCGGGCCATAGAGCGCTTCGGCAACGTGTGGGTGCATCTTTTCGGCACCACGGAAACCGTGGGCCAGACCACCATCCTCAAGACCGAGGACATCGCCGATGCCCTGGCCACGGGAAACACGGAAATACTGGGTTCCTGCGGGCGCTCCTTCGCCGACATGCAGAGCATGGTGGTGGATGGCGACGACCGTCCGGTGGCGCCCGGCGAAGTGGGCGAAATGAAGGTGCGCGGCCTGGGCACCACCCTGGGTTACTGGAACAAGCCGGACGAGACGCGCAACGATTTCCGCAACGGGGCCTACTACTCCCAAGACCTGTGCCGGGTGGACGAGCAGGGCTTCATCTACGTGGTGGACCGCAAAAAGGATATGATCATCACCGGCGGGGAAAACGTCTACCCGGCCGAGGTGGAGAACGTGCTGTACAAGCACCCCAGCGTGTCCATGGCGGCGGTCATCGGAACCCCGGATGAAAGATGGGGCGAGGTGGTTACGGCCATGGTGGTCAAAAAGACCGAACAGAATTTGGAGGCGGAGGACGTCAAGGTCTTCCTGCGCGGAGAAATCGCGGGCTACAAGGTGCCCAAGATCGTGCTGTTCGTGGATTCGCTGCCCATGAGCGCCAGCGGCAAGATCTTGAAGTTCAAGCTGCGCACGGAGCTTTGTGCCTGA